A single window of Athene noctua chromosome 1, bAthNoc1.hap1.1, whole genome shotgun sequence DNA harbors:
- the LOC141967531 gene encoding gallinacin-9: MRILFFLVAVLFFLFQAAPAYSQEAADTLACRQNRGSCSFVPCSAPLVDIGTCRGGKLKCCKWTPSS; this comes from the exons ATGAGAATCCTTTTCTTTCTCGTTGctgttctcttcttcctcttccaggCTGCTCCAG CTTACAGCCAGGAAGCTGCTGACACCTTAGCATGCCGTCAAAACCGGGGGTCCTGCTCATTTGTTCCATGCTCGGCTCCTCTGGTTGACATTGGGACCTGCCGTGGTGGGAAGCTGAAATGCTGCAAATG GACACCCAGTTCCTAA
- the LOC141967536 gene encoding gallinacin-8-like, whose protein sequence is MLRGQALGNLTKGLSSLPVTCTEDTGGRGWQREGEGSYGFKLAEDIPPSELLYLVALNSDMKTFSLFFAVLLLVLQGTLGFMRAPSNDVQCKQAGGTCSANHCPLPNMRPFGHCQQGVPCCRTVYD, encoded by the exons ATGCTGCGAGGACAAGCGTTGGGCAATCTTACCAAAGGTCTGTCATCCCTTCCTGTCACTTGCACAGAGGACACTGGAGGAAGAGGATGGCAAAGAGAAGGTGAAGGGTCCTATGGCTTCAAGTTGGCTGAGGACATCCCACCGTCAGAG CTGTTGTATTTGGTGGCACTGAATTCAGACATGAAgaccttttcccttttctttgctgTTCTTCTTTTGGTGCTCCAAGGCACTTTAG GTTTCATGCGTGCACCTAGTAACGATGTGCAATGCAAACAAGCCGGGGGTACCTGTTCCGCCAACCACTGTCCTCTACCCAACATGAGGCCCTTTGGACATTGCCAGCAAGGGGTCCCTTGCTGTCGGACTGTG tATGATTAG
- the LOC141967526 gene encoding gallinacin-10-like has protein sequence MRILYLLFAVVFLLFQAAPGSADPTFPDTMECRSQRNFCRVGACPPTFTASGSCHNGLLKCCSK, from the exons ATGAGGATCCTCTACCTGCTCTTCGCTGttgtcttcctcctcttccaggcTGCTCCAG GTTCTGCAGATCCTACTTTTCCTGACACTATGGAGTGCAGGAGCCAGAGAAATTTCTGCCGTGTTGGGGCATGCCCACCCACCTTCACTGCGTCAGGGTCATGCCACAACGGGCTGCTGAAATGCTGTTCCAAGTAA